A single Kribbella aluminosa DNA region contains:
- a CDS encoding LLM class flavin-dependent oxidoreductase, translated as MPDQASRATRPFRFGVVAPLTSDLPTWRDRVRSIADSGYSTLLMPDVPTWQPALGPTLATAAAIADLRIGSWVYAAALREPWSTAWEAHSLSVLTEGRFEMGIGAGRPGIEVELGLPAVSPAERRTRMRDTVAALRTFDGPDLHTPVVMAVSGPKSQALALEVADAVTFVLPPEDDRVETTKRVRDFAGRRDVELVQHVAAVGDGVAPFMAPPNLDTAALRAADSLVILPSDPAAAAEEIQRRREEIGFSYFVIGADFADTLAPVVAKLAGQ; from the coding sequence ATGCCCGACCAGGCCAGCCGAGCGACCAGGCCGTTCCGCTTCGGGGTCGTTGCCCCGCTCACGTCTGACCTGCCGACGTGGCGAGACCGCGTGCGCAGTATCGCCGACAGTGGTTACTCAACGTTGCTGATGCCCGATGTTCCTACGTGGCAACCGGCACTTGGCCCCACGCTGGCAACCGCGGCGGCGATCGCCGACCTGCGGATCGGCTCGTGGGTCTATGCGGCCGCGCTGCGCGAGCCATGGAGCACAGCATGGGAAGCTCACTCACTCTCAGTACTTACGGAAGGCCGCTTCGAGATGGGCATCGGCGCCGGCCGACCCGGGATCGAAGTCGAGCTGGGGCTGCCTGCCGTCTCGCCGGCTGAGCGGCGTACCAGAATGCGCGATACCGTGGCCGCCCTGCGTACGTTTGACGGCCCCGATCTGCACACGCCGGTTGTCATGGCGGTGAGCGGACCGAAGTCGCAGGCGCTCGCCCTCGAAGTCGCTGACGCCGTCACGTTCGTACTCCCACCGGAAGACGATCGGGTCGAAACCACGAAGCGGGTACGCGACTTTGCCGGCCGCCGGGATGTCGAACTCGTTCAGCACGTCGCCGCGGTCGGTGACGGTGTCGCGCCGTTCATGGCGCCGCCCAACCTCGACACCGCGGCGCTCCGCGCGGCCGACTCGCTCGTCATACTTCCGAGTGACCCCGCGGCAGCCGCCGAAGAAATCCAACGCCGACGCGAAGAGATCGGCTTCTCGTATTTCGTCATCGGCGCCGACTTCGCCGACACACTCGCGCCAGTCGTGGCCAAGCTGGCCGGACAGTAG
- a CDS encoding NUDIX domain-containing protein, with the protein MVAPTRISVAALVRDGLVLLVHRHPSRRWYPDCWDLAGGHVEAGELPHQAVSRECLEELGVQVHDPVPIPMTISDPSLDMHAFLVTRWAGEPVNAAPEEHDDLRWFRPGELANLKLAHPASLSSILNAVQVATA; encoded by the coding sequence ATGGTTGCCCCGACTCGGATCTCAGTTGCTGCACTTGTGCGCGATGGTCTCGTGCTCCTGGTGCATCGCCACCCATCGCGCCGGTGGTATCCCGACTGCTGGGACCTCGCCGGCGGGCATGTCGAGGCGGGCGAGTTGCCTCACCAAGCTGTCAGTCGGGAATGCCTCGAAGAACTCGGGGTCCAGGTCCACGATCCGGTACCCATCCCGATGACGATCAGCGACCCGAGCCTCGACATGCACGCGTTCCTCGTCACGCGCTGGGCCGGAGAACCTGTCAACGCCGCACCCGAGGAGCACGACGATCTTCGCTGGTTCCGGCCCGGTGAGCTCGCGAACCTGAAGCTGGCCCACCCGGCGAGCCTGTCGAGCATCCTCAACGCCGTCCAGGTCGCAACCGCTTAG